The region AAAAATCATCATAAGGGCAATAAGTGTAAGAGAAGTATAACTCGCATATGATAAACCTCCCTTTAGTATGGGTTTCATGCCATATTCAAAGACTGGCTGTATATTTTTAAATTCTATGTCAGGTAAGATAAAAATCACTAAAATTATGAGAAGTCCAATGAAAAAAGGGTATAAAAGCTCTGCTGATCGTGCAAAAGTTTCTAAGCCTAGGCGTGTTCCCATAACAATAATAACTGAAAAAATCATAATGGTATACTGAATAGGAGTCTCTGGTATTATTTGGGTCGTTATGAAATCTCCCACAGACCATAAAACCATTGCACAATTTATGAATAAATAAGAAACAAATAAAAGAGAAAGTGTTTTTCCCAGCCATTTACCTAGTACCTTCTCTGTGTATTCTATTAATGTCATATGGGAAAAGTGATTTCCTATAGCATTGTAAAGGAATACTAATAATAATCCTAATATAGTACCTACTATAGCAGCTAGCCAAGCATCTTGTTTAGCATCTGTGGCTAGGCCTCCTGGAGTGAACAGGACAGAAGTACCAACAAAACACATGATTACTAATATTTTAAATTGACGAGGACTTATTTTCCAATTGTCTAACATATTGTTCTCCTTACTTTTATTTGAAAATATTAATTTTCTTTTTTGGTTTTTGAAATAAAGATACTATAAGTAACAGTAGTGGTAGAAAAAAACCATAGGTTAAGACATAGGGTAGCCAAGTTGTACTGTTCCATATACCAGAATAAACGGTATCTGGAAATACTACTAGGGAAAGAGCCACTAGAATCATACCCAAGGGTAGAGCAAGTGGACGATAATCCTTTAAATTTAAGATTTGAGCAAGACCTAAAACAGCTCCATAAAAATGCAGAATCATCTTATAAAAGATGGTAATGAACCATATGATGGCTATAATTGCTTCGATTCTTTGTATAATGTTTCC is a window of Anaeromicrobium sediminis DNA encoding:
- a CDS encoding GerAB/ArcD/ProY family transporter, with translation MLDNWKISPRQFKILVIMCFVGTSVLFTPGGLATDAKQDAWLAAIVGTILGLLLVFLYNAIGNHFSHMTLIEYTEKVLGKWLGKTLSLLFVSYLFINCAMVLWSVGDFITTQIIPETPIQYTIMIFSVIIVMGTRLGLETFARSAELLYPFFIGLLIILVIFILPDIEFKNIQPVFEYGMKPILKGGLSYASYTSLTLIALMMIFPAYVNNIKEAKKSFSNGILLGGIVLLVITILCILVLGHDMTSRNAFASYALAKKINLGNFIQRIEAIIAIIWFITIVYKTIIYFYGTILGLGQILKLKDYRPLTLPMGMILVALSLVVYPNTVYASVWNATTWISHVLTYGFFLPLLLLIVSLFKNKKEI
- a CDS encoding GerAB/ArcD/ProY family transporter, which codes for AKKSFLSGTLIGGIVIFLITILCVLVLGHDMTARNAFPSYALAKKVSLGNIIQRIEAIIAIIWFITIFYKMILHFYGAVLGLAQILNLKDYRPLALPLGMILVALSLVVFPDTVYSGIWNSTTWLPYVLTYGFFLPLLLLIVSLFQKPKKKINIFK